From a region of the Lactuca sativa cultivar Salinas chromosome 4, Lsat_Salinas_v11, whole genome shotgun sequence genome:
- the LOC111876768 gene encoding uncharacterized protein LOC111876768, with translation MAAAAAEARAVWQRTANRYFVQEDAKRAPKLACRPSTSSSSSKQAEIKPANNTTTDRNERFLLPNEKSLYSDLSPDSRWWLQLQTDYIYQRGLTNSHQFVENQDGSSSSSSINSLSNESFELVDINKDSKLQHWVGIEKNGEVSLPWWQIVGKDDSGSVVSKRSHSHDCVENRHLPGLMPEKMIKEKPNPVSDSNRGIILEALRHSQTRAREAENAAKEAYAEKEDLVKVVLRQASELLACRQWIRLLQLENLYYQIKNKKMNDPKLSVCPSKNGKLQKKKMKKGKRRSRRYEDDLGKYAVVFAMGLGLVGAGLLLGWTVGWMLI, from the coding sequence ATGGCAGCAGCCGCCGCCGAAGCAAGGGCAGTTTGGCAACGGACGGCGAATCGATATTTCGTCCAGGAAGATGCAAAAAGAGCCCCTAAATTAGCATGTCGTCCTTCAACTTCATCTTCATCGTCTAAACAAGCTGAAATTAAACCAGCTAATAACACAACTACAGATCGCAATGAAAGATTCCTTCTTCCCAACGAAAAATCTCTGTATTCCGACCTCTCACCGGATTCCAGATGGTGGCTTCAATTGCAGACTGATTATATATACCAAAGGGGTTTGACCAATTCTCATCAATTCGTCGAAAATCAAgatggtagtagtagtagtagtagtatcaatTCTCTCTCGAACGAATCTTTCGAGTTAGTGGACATTAATAAGGACTCAAAGTTGCAGCACTGGGTTGGGATTGAGAAGAACGGCGAGGTATCGCTTCCATGGTGGCAGATCGTCGGAAAAGATGATTCGGGTTCAGTTGTTTCAAAAAGATCACATTCACATGATTGTGTCGAGAATCGTCATCTTCCGGGATTAATGCCAGAAAAGATGATAAAAGAAAAACCAAATCCTGTGAGTGATTCAAACAGGGGAATTATATTGGAAGCTCTGAGACATTCTCAAACGCGAGCAAGAGAAGCAGAAAACGCAGCGAAGGAAGCGTACGCGGAGAAAGAGGATTTGGTGAAGGTCGTTTTGAGACAGGCATCGGAGTTGCTTGCTTGCAGACAATGGATTCGTCTTCTGCAACTTGAAAATCTTTATTACCaaatcaagaacaagaagatgaaTGATCCGAAGTTATCTGTTTGTCCATCCAAAAATGGGAAATtacagaagaagaagatgaagaaggggAAGAGACGAAGCAGACGATATGAAGATGATTTAGGGAAATATGCGGTTGTTTTTGCGATGGGATTAGGGCTCGTTGGTGCAGGTTTGCTACTTGGGTGGACAGTGGGATGGATGTTGATCTAG
- the LOC111876769 gene encoding uncharacterized protein At4g00950, giving the protein MGSDVESDPISIPKLQLFSMALPRLPEPSGMLTPPLQTSASVPFRWEEQPGKPRPCTDLILHPTTTTVNRCLELPPRLTMVESNIITKTPSPTTVLDGPGDTGGAGNGKSIFSSSSFRFARERRRKGQRQGSFDSNCSGGWSPTDDSSGAAQLLLPAGDKQEQQKAGRGLFGSFRLRGSHKPKDVKDSFVISPSSVYSMDTVFLEKKGKRMRRNSSLSKLTRSHFWTAIYEGFKQVVPWKKKHKKESFHV; this is encoded by the exons atggGATCCGATGTAGAATCCGACCCGATCTCCATACCAAAGCTCCAGCTCTTTTCCATGGCACTACCACGCCTCCCTGAACCATCTGGTATGCTAACGCCACCGCTTCAAACCTCAGCTTCCGTTCCCTTCCGGTGGGAAGAACAGCCAGGTAAGCCCCGACCTTGCACCGACCTCATCCTCcaccccaccaccaccaccgtcaaCAGATGCCTGGAGCTTCCTCCAAGACTAACAATGGTAGAATCCAACATTATTACCAAAACACCCTCACCCACCACCGTCCTCGACGGTCCAGGAGATACCGGTGGCGCTGGCAATGGCAAATCCATATTTTCATCGTCTTCCTTCAGATTCGCGAGGGAACGACGTCGCAAAGGGCAAAGACAAGGTTCATTTGACAGTAACTGTAGCGGTGGTTGGAGTCCCACCGACGATAGCTCCGGCGCTGCACAGCTGTTGCTTCCAGCTGGCGACAAACAAGAACAGCAGAAGGCTGGTAGAGGTCTTTTTGGATCCTTCAGGTTAAGGGGAAGCCATAAACCTAAGGATGTGAAGGATAGTTTTGTAATTTCACCATCTTCAGTGTATTCAATGGACACAGTTTTTTTGGAGAAGAAAGGGAAAAGGATGAGAAGAAATTCAAGCCTGTCAAAACTCACCAGGTCACACTTTTGG ACAGCGATATATGAAGGATTTAAGCAAGTAGTTCCATGGAAGAAGAAACACAAGAAGGAAAGCTTTCATGTATGA